The sequence ACCTATTGCGGTTGCGGATGGAAAAAGCTGTGTTTTTATTGAATGACAGCAGATATAAAATTTATGAAATAGCGAATCGTTTGGGATATAAAAACCCGACCTATTTTATCAAGGTTTTCAAAGAACATTTTGGGGCTACACCACAAGAATTCAGAGAGAATACGCCATATTAATTGAGATCGCGAAAACTCTGGGGAGTCTTTGATTCAATTTTCCTGAAAGTATACACAAAATGACTACTATCCAAAAAGCCCACCAAAGAGGCAATCGCCTTGACGGTGAGCTTTTTTTCGTTTATCAAATACTCTTTGGATTTCTGAATGCGCAAGTGGATGAGGTATTGGTAAGGACTCATCCCTGTTGTCATTCTGAATAGGTAGTTCAATCGTTGCGAGCTAATGCCAGCGTATTCTGCCAATTGGGTTAATCCAAAAGCCGGGTTAGAATAGTTCTCTTCAAGAAAACGAATCAATGGCATTAATCTTTCGGTATGCTGGGAAAAGGAACGTTGGTTATCAACTTGTCCATATCTTTTCAGGTCCATAAGAAAACGATATACAAAAGCGGAACCATCCATTCCGTTAAAATCAAAGCTCGGCCTTGCCAAATTTTCACTGCTTTTATGCAGAGTAGATAGCCTGGAACTGGGTTCCCAGCTAATCACTGTGGAAGTTGCCAAACCGAGAGAAGAAACAATGAATGGAGCAAGGTTGCCATTAAATGTGATATACCAGGTCGACCAAGGATTAGACTGAGCTACATAGCTATGTGAAGCATTAGGTTGCAGCAAAATCCCTTGGTTTGGCGCCAAGGTGACTATTTTATCCGAAATTTCAAATTGACCTTCCCCCTCAGTTGTTTGCAGCCAATGATAACAGTGATATCCTTGCGGCCGATTAAACTCATCCTGCCTTTCATTCCATCCCATCGTCTCGATGAAAATGGGTAGCGAACGGTCCAAAGCTGTGACAAACATTTGTTTCATATAGTGTTCCATCAAATCACTACTTTCAT comes from Paenibacillus sp. 19GGS1-52 and encodes:
- a CDS encoding AraC family transcriptional regulator, with amino-acid sequence MKQMFVTALDRSLPIFIETMGWNERQDEFNRPQGYHCYHWLQTTEGEGQFEISDKIVTLAPNQGILLQPNASHSYVAQSNPWSTWYITFNGNLAPFIVSSLGLATSTVISWEPSSRLSTLHKSSENLARPSFDFNGMDGSAFVYRFLMDLKRYGQVDNQRSFSQHTERLMPLIRFLEENYSNPAFGLTQLAEYAGISSQRLNYLFRMTTGMSPYQYLIHLRIQKSKEYLINEKKLTVKAIASLVGFLDSSHFVYTFRKIESKTPQSFRDLN